Proteins co-encoded in one Papaver somniferum cultivar HN1 chromosome 5, ASM357369v1, whole genome shotgun sequence genomic window:
- the LOC113283012 gene encoding O-fucosyltransferase 1-like, whose product MRRAGDVFGRRGNRQLKQLWGLRGLLERLSVALIVLLICCISLFTTFKSTTNRPGIHSGKPISVDELWETAASGGWRPSSAPRSDWPPPPVETNGYLRVRCNGGLNQQRTAICNAVLAARIMNATLVLPELDANAYWNDNSGFQGIYDVEHFIKSLRYDVRIVETLPEISKHGKSKKLKAHQIRPPRDAPVNWYKTVALKAMKEHGAIYLTPFSHRLEEEIDNAEYQRLRCRVNYHALRFKPQIMKLSQAIVSKLRSQGHFMSIHLRFEMDMLSFAGCFDIFTPAEQKILKKYREENFAPKELVYDERRAIGKCPLTPEEVGLILRAMGFENSTRIYLAAGELFGGDRFMKPFRALFPHLANHNTMGLSADELAEGTRGMLGSAVDYMVCLLSDIFLPTYDGPSNFANNVMGHRLYYGFRTIIQPDRKALAPIFIKREKGQTADFEESVRRVMYNREFGGPHKRIPPESFYVNSWPECFCQMNPKNTADKCPPENVVENLNSRLQSEEGMRSSNMTDG is encoded by the exons ATGAGGAG GGCAGGAGATGTGTTTGGAAGGAGAGGAAATCGACAGCTTAAACAACTCTGGGGACTTCGTGGATTATTAGAACGATTATCTGTTGCACTCATTGTTCTTTTGATCTGTTGTATCTCTCTTTTCACTACTTTCAAGAGTACTACCAATCGCCCTGGGATTCACTCCGGT AAACCGATTAGCGTGGATGAACTATGGGAAACTGCTGCATCTGGTGGTTGGAGACCGTCGTCTGCTCCGCGATCTGACTGGCCTC CCCCTCCAGTTGAGACTAATGGCTATTTGCGCGTCCGTTGCAATGGTGGTTTGAATCAACAAAGAACTGCG ATATGCAATGCAGTTCTTGCTGCGCGGATCATGAATGCAACACTAGTATTGCCAGAGTTGGATGCAAATGCTTACTGGAATGATAATAG TGGTTTCCAAGGAATCTACGATGTTGAGCATTTCATTAAATCACTAAGATATGACGTGCGTATTGTGGAAACCCTTCCTGAAATTAGCAAGCATGGAAAATCCAAGAAGTTGAAAGCACATCAG ATTCGCCCCCCTAGAGATGCTCCTGTTAATTGGTATAAAACAGTTGCTTTAAAAGCCATGAAGGAACACGGTGCCATTTACCTCACCCCCTTTTCACATCGTTTGGAAGAAGAGATTGACAATGCTGAGTATCAGAGGCTGAGGTGCAGAGTTAATTATCACGCCCTTCGGTTTAAGCCTCAAATTATGAAGCTCAGTCAGGCGATAGTCAGCAAACTCCGCTCACAGGGCCACTTCATGTCAATACATCTTCGGTTTGAGATGGATATGCTTTCATTTGCTGG GTGCTTTGATATCTTTACACCTGCAGAacagaaaatattaaagaaatacaGAGAAGAAAATTTTGCACCGAAAGAACTCGTTTACGATGAAAGAAGGGCTATCGGGAAATGTCCATTAACTCCAGAAGAG GTAGGTCTGATCTTACGTGCAATGGGATTTGAAAACTCTACCCGCATTTACCTTGCTGCTGGTGAGCTTTTTGGTGGGGATAGATTCATGAAGCCATTTAGAGCGCTATTTCCTCACCTTGCAAACCACAATACCATGGGACTCTCAGCAGATGAACTAGCAGAGGGTACTCGTGGGATGTTAGGCTCTGCAGTGGATTACATGGTTTGTCTTCTATCAGACATTTTCTTGCCAACTTATGACGGTCCAAGCAACTTCGCCAACAATGTCATGGGGCATCGATTATACTACGGATTTCGGACTATCATCCAGCCTGACAGAAAGGCTCTTGCCCCTATTTTTATCAAGAGGGAAAAAGGTCAGACAGCTGATTTTGAAGAATCGGTTAGACGTGTGATGTACAACAGAGAATTTGGAGGACCCCACAAAAGGATCCCTCCAGAATCATTCTATGTAAACTCGTGGCCTGAGTGTTTCTGCCAAATGAACCCGAAAAATACAGCCGATAAATGCCCACcggaaaatgtagttgagaatctAAACAGCCGGCTTCAGAGTGAAGAAGGTATGAGGTCATCAAATATGACAGATGGTTGA
- the LOC113283013 gene encoding GTP-binding protein ERG-like, producing MKALRVLRALSSQKPNIYSTSSSFSLFRFYSAQSQSENDSIEDYEAPPSFDSSDYSLPTTVVDAPSTQEPIWDKSHRIKADKVIFGKDTIQQKSILKTDESSKRAKILARALLEAGMEKSDVEEEDDMIVKEEDQKSLSVGIIGAPNAGKSALTNFMVGSKVAAVSRKTNTTTHEVLGVMTKGNTQMCFFDTPGLMLRSSGHPCKTDVGVRVESAWSSVNLYDVLMVVFDVYRHLSKPDKRVIRLINHVGAQVHPKQKRVLCMNKVDLVENKKDLLKVAKEFGDLPGYERYFMISGLKGSGVKDLSKYLMEQAVKRPWEEDPTAMTEDIMKNISLEVVREKLLDHIHQEIPYTLEHRLIDWKDLKDGSLRIEQHLIVSKPSQRRILIGKKGSKIGRIGMEANEELRSIFKKDVHLIIQVRVA from the exons ATGAAAGCTTTGAGAGTTCTCAGAGCCCTCTCGTCACAGAAACCCAATATttattcaacttcttcttctttttctctcttccgATTCTACTCGGCACAATCTCAATCAGAAAATGATTCAATTGAAGATTACGAAGCTCCTCCTTCGTTTGACAGCAGTGATTATTCATTaccaactactgttgttgatgctCCTTCAACCCAAGAACCGATATGGGATAAATCTCATCGAATTAAAGCTGATAAAGTAATCTTTGGTAAAGACACGATTCAGCAGAAATCAATTTTAAAAACTGATGAGAGTAGTAAAAGAGCTAAAATTCTTGCAAGAGCTCTGCTGGAAGCGGGTATGGAGAAATCTGATGTTGAAGAGGAAGACGATATGATTGTTAAAGAGGAGGATCAGAAATCTCTTTCTGTTGGGATTATTGGTGCTCCTAATGCTGGCAAATCTGCTTTGACTAATTTCATG GTTGGATCAAAAGTCGCTGCTGTTTCGCGTAAGACAAATACGACTACGCACGAAGTTTTAGGAGTGATGACCAAAGGAAACACTCAAATG TGCTTTTTTGACACACCGGGGTTGATGTTAAGGAGTAGCGGACATCCTTGTAAAACAGATGTAGGAGTTCGGGTTGAAAGCGCCTGGAGCTCAGTTAATCTTTATGATGTGCTTATGGTTGTTTTTGACGTCTACAGACATCTTTCCAA GCCTGACAAGAGGGTGATAAGATTGATCAACCACGTAGGAGCTCAGGTACACCCAAAACAGAAGCGGGTATTGTGCATGAATAAGGTTGATTTAGTCGAGAATAAAAAAGATTTGTTGAAGGTTGCCAAGGAATTTGGAGATCTTCCTGGTTATGAGAG ATATTTTATGATTTCTGGGCTCAAAGGTTCGGGGGTTAAAGATCTTTCTAAATATTTGATGGAGCAG GCAGTTAAAAGACCGTGGGAAGAAGATCCGACTGCTATGACTGAAGATATTATGAAAAATATATCATTAGAAGTTGTGCGTGAAAAGTTGCTAGACCATATTCACCAG GAAATTCCTTATACTCTAGAACATCGCTTGATCGACTGGAAGGATTTGAAAGATGGTTCTCTTAGGATTGAGCAGCATTTGATTGTTTCTAAACCAAGTCAGCGCAGAATACTTATCGGAAAGAAAGGCTCTAAAATAGG GAGAATAGGGATGGAAGCAAATGAAGAACTGAGATCCATATTCAAGAAGGATGTGCATCTCATTATCCAAGTCAGAGTCGCATGA
- the LOC113283014 gene encoding TBC1 domain family member 13-like, which yields MVKKGVPDWLNSSLWSSSNPSSESDDRVNNNNNHRHSSSPKSTAYYSTEPSSPPPPIQPPIPEPPPRITVQKVESPENDTSSSSSSVISAEEISRQSQLLQELSRKIVNIRELQKLASQGIPDGAGIRPTVWKLLLGYLPTDRGLWMSELVKKRSQYKHFTDELLLNPSEVTRRMEKSASGNDGEGTGMLPRAEITQDEHPLSLGKTSVWNQFFQDTEIIEQIDRDVMRTHPDMHFFSGDSSFAKANQEALRRILIIFAKLNPGIRYVQGMNEVLAPLYYVFKNDPDEENAANAEADTFFCFVELLSGFRDNFCQQLDNSVVGIRSTIGKLSQLLKEHDEELWRHLEVTTKVNPQFYAFRWITLLLTQEFNFADSVHIWDTLLSDPEGPQETLLRVCCAMLVLIRRRLIAGDFTSNLKLLQHYPSTNISHLLYVADKLRVRSAGRLS from the exons ATGGTAAAGAAAGGTGTACCAGATTGGCTAAACAGTTCTCTATGGTCATCTTCAAATCCTTCATCGGAATCTGATGATcgtgttaataataataataatcatcgTCATTCTTCTTCTCCCAAATCAACAGCATATTATTCTACTGAAccatcttctcctcctcctccgaTCCAACCTCCAATTCCTGAACCACCTCCAAGAATTACTGTACAGAAAGTTGAATCACCTGAAAATgatacatcatcatcatcgtcctcGGTTAtttcagctgaagaaatttctCGGCAGTCTCAACTGTTACAAGAG CTTTCAAGGAAAATAGTTAATATACGTGAATTGCAAAAATTAGCATCACAAGGTATACCTGATGGTGCTGGGATTCGACCTACTGTGTGGAAG CTATTATTGGGATATTTGCCAACTGATCGTGGATTATGGATGTCTGAATTAGTTAAGAAGCGATCTCAATACAAGCATTTTACTGATGAGCTTCTTCTGAATCCT TCAGAAGTTACTAGGAGGATGGAGAAATCTGCATCGGGAAATGATGGCGAAGGGACTGGAATGCTACCAAGGGCAGAGATTACTCAGGACGAGCACCCTCTGAGCCTTGGAAAGACTAGCGTATGGAATCAGTTCTTTCAG GACACTGAGATCATTGAACAAATTGATCGTGATGTAATGCGCACTCATCCAGACATGCACTTCTTCTCGGGGGATTCATCCTTCGCAAAGGCTAATCAG GAAGCCTTGAGGCGTATACTGATTATATTTGCAAAGTTGAATCCGGGAATAAGATATGTTCAAGGAATGAATGAAGTGCTGGCACCTCTTTATTATGTGTTCAAGAATGATCCAGATGAGGAAAATGCT GCCAATGCAGAGGCAGATACCTTTTTTTGCTTTGTTGAGTTGTTGAGTGGTTTTCGGGATAATTTCTGCCAGCAACTTGATAACAGCGTTGTAGGCATCCGTTCCACAATCGGTAAATTGTCACAGCTTCTAAAGGAGCATGATGAAGAGCTCTGGCGCCATTTGGAGGTTACTACAAAA GTCAATCCCCAGTTCTATGCATTTAGGTGGATAACCCTCTTGTTGACTCAAGAGTTCAATTTTGCAGACAGTGTTCATATTTGGGACACCCTTTTGAGTGACCCGGAGGGTCCTCAG GAAACTCTACTTAGAGTATGCTGTGCCATGTTGGTTTTGATCCGCAGACGTCTAATAGCAGGGGATTTTACTTCCAATCTCAAGCTTTTGCAGCATTACCCTTCAACAAATATCAGTCACCTGCTTTACGTTGCTGACAAATTACGTGTTCGATCTGCTGGACGCCTTTCATAA